In Persicimonas caeni, a single window of DNA contains:
- a CDS encoding TadE/TadG family type IV pilus assembly protein codes for MQESPRQKGAFATLTTKALLHAAAVAILATGTLALFSSEASWEVVGWAWQRGELAEAVLGDVGIHVGLCAIVWAVLAWCFSRLHTLVDTIRADERPRVKLAAERGTVLTETLIVLPVALLLIMGIAQLTLMNIAVTLSDLAVMQASRAVWVWAPEAEEGRFGVDNRTVEEKARVAAAAVMAPTASSDFGRFNTAQHAGYARTFRKAMGAMYGTTLEHGGTDVGSYSTNEAELKLSAQDSPIGENMAFNLAFDSAEFQTRSARKFFNAWAQTEIEITETNDWVGAKMTHYHMCLMPLVAGIFGEHMAVHGQDGYYVEINRAYSLPKQLNPNANLPQH; via the coding sequence ATGCAGGAATCTCCCCGACAAAAAGGGGCGTTCGCCACCCTCACCACCAAGGCGCTTCTGCATGCTGCGGCGGTCGCCATTTTGGCCACGGGCACGCTGGCGCTCTTTTCGAGCGAGGCGAGTTGGGAGGTTGTGGGCTGGGCGTGGCAGCGCGGCGAACTCGCCGAGGCCGTGCTCGGCGACGTCGGGATTCACGTGGGGCTGTGCGCGATCGTGTGGGCCGTGCTGGCGTGGTGCTTCTCGCGGCTGCACACCCTCGTCGACACCATCCGCGCCGACGAGCGCCCGCGCGTCAAACTCGCCGCCGAGCGCGGCACCGTGCTCACCGAGACGCTCATCGTCCTGCCGGTCGCGCTGCTTCTGATCATGGGCATCGCCCAGCTCACGCTGATGAATATCGCGGTCACCCTCAGCGACCTGGCCGTGATGCAGGCCTCCCGCGCGGTGTGGGTGTGGGCGCCCGAAGCCGAGGAGGGACGCTTCGGCGTGGACAACCGCACCGTCGAGGAGAAGGCGCGCGTGGCCGCCGCCGCGGTCATGGCGCCGACCGCCTCGTCGGACTTCGGCCGCTTCAACACCGCCCAGCACGCCGGCTACGCGCGCACCTTCCGCAAGGCGATGGGCGCGATGTACGGCACCACGCTCGAGCACGGCGGCACCGACGTCGGCTCGTACTCGACGAACGAAGCCGAGTTGAAGCTCAGCGCCCAGGACAGCCCCATCGGCGAGAATATGGCGTTCAACCTGGCCTTCGACTCCGCCGAATTCCAGACCCGAAGCGCCCGCAAATTCTTCAACGCCTGGGCGCAGACCGAGATCGAAATCACCGAGACGAACGACTGGGTCGGCGCCAAGATGACCCACTACCACATGTGCCTGATGCCGCTGGTGGCGGGCATCTTCGGCGAGCATATGGCCGTGCACGGCCAAGACGGCTACTACGTCGAGATCAACCGCGCCTACAGTCTCCCCAAGCAGCTCAATCCCAATGCGAACCTTCCGCAACACTGA
- a CDS encoding YrzE family protein — protein sequence MTTERTHSEPGRDVTVEEDVETTDETLSPPTRASWGAIFAGTAVALAVAFIIGLLGSAIALGSFDPATEQDAIGNFGAMTGAWIVIQIVVSLFAGGWVAGRLANKPRSLDGMLNSGVVWALTTLLFVVGFASFASTAISGTATVVREGVSAVTDVAGAAAGAVGGVLDQADIDVQRGQIVSTIQQEGRQVLQQSGKQQLQPAELRQEAQALEQLAVETAGDVAQSPQQAGQILDQAISQAFTELDGTVEAADQQALVNILTARTNLSEQEARQTVQGWVQTFENAMGQLQQIGQNLGQEIESTAATVATDVTDALAKAMWWTLFGLVLGLFAALGGGWIGSPKLEKWREQRVRRRHWRTGHRHGPPTPA from the coding sequence ATGACCACAGAACGCACACACAGCGAACCGGGGCGCGACGTCACCGTCGAGGAAGACGTCGAGACCACCGACGAGACCCTATCGCCACCCACCCGCGCCTCGTGGGGCGCGATCTTCGCCGGCACGGCCGTCGCCTTGGCCGTCGCCTTCATCATCGGCCTGCTCGGCTCGGCGATCGCGCTGGGCAGCTTCGATCCGGCCACCGAACAGGACGCCATCGGTAACTTCGGCGCGATGACGGGCGCCTGGATTGTCATCCAGATCGTCGTCTCGCTCTTCGCCGGCGGCTGGGTCGCCGGACGACTGGCCAACAAGCCACGAAGCCTCGACGGCATGCTCAACAGCGGGGTCGTCTGGGCATTGACCACGCTGCTCTTCGTCGTCGGCTTCGCCTCGTTCGCCTCCACGGCGATCAGCGGCACGGCCACCGTGGTACGCGAAGGCGTCAGCGCGGTCACCGACGTGGCCGGCGCCGCCGCCGGCGCCGTGGGCGGGGTGCTCGACCAGGCCGACATCGACGTCCAACGCGGCCAGATCGTCTCGACCATCCAACAGGAAGGCCGCCAGGTCCTGCAACAAAGCGGCAAACAACAACTCCAGCCCGCCGAGCTTCGCCAAGAAGCCCAGGCCCTCGAGCAACTCGCCGTCGAGACCGCCGGCGACGTGGCCCAATCACCCCAGCAAGCCGGTCAAATCCTCGACCAGGCCATCAGCCAGGCCTTCACCGAGCTCGACGGCACCGTCGAGGCGGCCGACCAGCAGGCCCTGGTCAATATCCTGACCGCACGCACGAACCTGAGCGAGCAGGAAGCTCGCCAGACCGTGCAGGGCTGGGTGCAGACCTTCGAGAACGCCATGGGCCAACTGCAACAGATCGGCCAGAACCTCGGCCAAGAGATCGAGAGCACCGCCGCGACGGTCGCCACCGACGTGACCGACGCGTTGGCCAAGGCGATGTGGTGGACGCTCTTCGGCCTGGTCCTCGGCCTCTTCGCCGCCCTCGGCGGCGGCTGGATCGGCAGCCCCAAACTCGAGAAGTGGCGCGAACAGCGCGTCCGACGCCGCCACTGGCGCACCGGCCATCGTCACGGGCCGCCCACTCCAGCCTAG
- a CDS encoding FHA domain-containing protein, whose product MARIVYTDSSNREQSAYLGPDQPVVSIGRATDCTIRSNRKSVSRHHAEFRYNNGTFEVIDLNSSNGTWLIENEQRFEITHERLEDQDEIWCGDFIVHFLLDDPVDREVTVNNQHPSGEQQYVSGPTEAADAFAFGAESSEAHAAHAGAGLEQHSAAGYDYEEVEELGEDDFVEIDEVGPSGGHSPFEQDAYDQEPYEQEPYEQHGGYGEEVERLKREKQSIEDLASRQAFEIEELQAELQAASQQLEQMQAQGASAEQLQGELDAARSDAEQLRQENQQLRQQLESGSQEAAQLESLSAELDQERHQVQQLRSELQRTEDELSGVRRRLGQATDRQSELEREVAVKNERVEALEHDVRTLEDELANTSGSGDEAERMRAQLEQVRGELEKSNRLLNEYERRNADLRTELDEQREANEQLRQTAQENEQKLAELFDTRDELQRQLADAEPMREELADKTQALEEAERLAGDLKAEVQGLKQRLQLERRRSNEDDSEEVERLEAELVEATERIAELEAERDELRAEAEESAQDDEAPSGVTPDEIAALRQRLGALERLADAIDRTDLEPLSTVDRIRLQSAIRETDPKKTLQEALELLE is encoded by the coding sequence GTGGCCAGAATTGTCTACACCGATTCGTCCAACCGGGAGCAATCGGCCTATCTGGGCCCCGACCAGCCGGTCGTCTCCATCGGGCGAGCGACCGACTGCACGATTCGCTCCAACCGCAAGTCGGTGTCTCGCCACCACGCCGAGTTCCGCTACAACAACGGCACCTTCGAGGTCATCGACCTCAACAGCTCCAACGGCACCTGGCTCATCGAGAACGAGCAGCGCTTCGAGATCACCCACGAGCGCCTCGAAGATCAGGACGAGATCTGGTGCGGCGACTTCATCGTGCACTTCCTGCTCGACGACCCGGTCGACCGTGAGGTGACCGTCAACAACCAACATCCCTCCGGCGAGCAGCAATACGTCTCCGGGCCGACCGAGGCGGCCGATGCGTTCGCCTTTGGCGCCGAGTCCTCTGAGGCACACGCGGCGCACGCAGGCGCCGGGCTCGAGCAGCACTCGGCGGCCGGCTACGACTACGAAGAGGTCGAGGAGTTGGGCGAGGACGACTTCGTCGAGATCGACGAGGTGGGCCCCAGCGGCGGCCATTCTCCTTTCGAGCAAGACGCCTACGACCAAGAGCCTTACGAGCAAGAGCCTTACGAGCAGCACGGCGGCTACGGCGAGGAGGTCGAGCGGCTCAAGCGCGAGAAGCAGTCGATCGAAGATCTGGCGTCTCGCCAGGCGTTCGAGATCGAGGAGCTGCAGGCCGAGCTGCAGGCGGCCTCGCAGCAGCTCGAGCAGATGCAGGCGCAGGGCGCCAGCGCCGAGCAGCTCCAGGGCGAGCTCGACGCGGCGCGCTCCGACGCCGAGCAGCTTCGCCAGGAGAACCAGCAGCTTCGCCAGCAGCTCGAAAGCGGCAGCCAGGAGGCCGCCCAGCTCGAGAGCCTGAGCGCCGAGCTCGACCAGGAGCGCCACCAGGTCCAGCAGCTTCGCTCGGAGCTGCAGCGAACTGAGGACGAGCTGTCCGGGGTGCGTCGTCGGCTGGGGCAGGCGACCGACCGGCAGAGCGAGCTCGAGCGTGAGGTGGCCGTCAAGAACGAGCGCGTCGAGGCGCTCGAGCACGACGTGCGCACCCTCGAAGACGAGTTGGCGAATACCTCCGGCTCGGGCGACGAAGCCGAGCGCATGCGCGCCCAGCTCGAGCAGGTGCGCGGCGAGCTCGAGAAGAGCAACCGCCTGCTCAATGAGTACGAGCGGCGAAACGCCGACCTGCGCACCGAGCTCGACGAGCAGCGCGAGGCCAACGAGCAGCTGCGTCAGACCGCCCAGGAGAACGAGCAGAAGCTCGCCGAGCTGTTCGACACCCGCGACGAGCTGCAACGCCAGCTCGCCGACGCGGAGCCGATGCGCGAGGAGCTGGCCGACAAGACGCAGGCGCTCGAAGAGGCCGAGAGGCTCGCCGGCGACCTGAAGGCCGAGGTCCAGGGGCTCAAGCAGCGCCTGCAGCTCGAGCGTCGTCGCTCCAACGAGGACGACAGCGAGGAGGTCGAGCGCCTGGAGGCCGAGCTGGTCGAGGCGACCGAGCGTATCGCGGAGCTGGAAGCCGAGCGCGACGAGCTGCGCGCCGAGGCCGAAGAGAGCGCCCAGGACGACGAGGCCCCCAGCGGCGTCACGCCCGACGAGATTGCCGCGCTTCGCCAGCGCCTCGGCGCGCTCGAGCGGCTGGCCGACGCCATCGACCGCACCGACCTAGAACCCCTGTCGACCGTCGACCGCATTCGCCTGCAGTCGGCGATTCGAGAGACCGACCCGAAGAAGACCCTTCAAGAGGCCCTCGAGCTGCTCGAGTAG
- a CDS encoding TadE/TadG family type IV pilus assembly protein — protein MSHRFPMNVWERFARDERGTALTEFIIVLPIFVIIFAGIGHLTRLNKTAIRLGGTAYKQMWEKAKKVQTDDPGVHVVPAGAASMMQNNMATYTGLQEEAGMKQIVQHETSNHAAGLLQSGHMGESYNRVRRARQNIEIRYIDAELTSQLSGVTGESAYAQRLFDDSGSASTFYPGSSSAVSSHGLRPVIAAGTRYGTVVGSDNGSVDVGGREIELAHYFTTLVAPKPSSEEAASAVARSAMWGNGPYDNLLGIATDQPLQSESLDVPTIEGAFGGGSP, from the coding sequence ATGAGCCACCGATTCCCCATGAACGTGTGGGAGCGATTCGCCCGCGACGAGCGCGGCACGGCGCTGACCGAGTTCATCATCGTGCTGCCGATCTTTGTGATCATCTTCGCCGGCATCGGCCACCTGACCCGGCTGAACAAGACCGCCATTCGCCTGGGCGGCACCGCCTACAAGCAGATGTGGGAGAAGGCCAAGAAGGTGCAGACCGACGACCCTGGCGTGCACGTGGTCCCGGCAGGCGCGGCGAGCATGATGCAGAACAACATGGCGACCTACACCGGCCTGCAAGAAGAGGCCGGCATGAAGCAGATCGTCCAACACGAGACCAGCAACCACGCCGCCGGCCTGCTCCAGAGCGGGCATATGGGCGAGTCGTACAACCGCGTGCGCCGCGCCCGGCAGAATATCGAGATTCGCTATATCGACGCCGAACTCACCAGCCAATTGAGCGGCGTCACCGGCGAATCGGCCTACGCGCAGCGGCTCTTCGACGACTCGGGCAGCGCCTCGACCTTCTATCCGGGAAGCTCGAGCGCGGTCAGCAGCCACGGGCTTCGCCCCGTGATCGCCGCCGGCACCCGCTACGGCACGGTGGTCGGCAGCGACAACGGCTCGGTCGACGTCGGCGGCCGCGAAATCGAGCTGGCCCACTACTTCACCACCTTGGTCGCCCCCAAGCCGAGCAGCGAAGAGGCGGCCAGCGCCGTCGCGCGCAGCGCCATGTGGGGCAACGGCCCCTACGACAACCTGCTGGGCATCGCCACCGACCAGCCGCTGCAGTCCGAATCGCTGGACGTGCCCACCATCGAAGGCGCGTTTGGAGGAGGCTCACCGTGA
- a CDS encoding dimethylarginine dimethylaminohydrolase family protein: MPTTETPAFLMSPPRLDWGLRGKANFRSRQASSTDARRARAEWASLADAIVAAGGEVVVCPPTPAENLTGMIYTAEAGEFYRTSADEPAFVLPNMAAAHRRAEAPWIARFVERLGFRTTHVDATWEAQGDCIRAASGDRIVHTYGVGPDARTERSAYAEVADLLGPHHVQIRFDADPWFHGNTFLNVYRAPDSDDHLMVVCPDALPDEEYAKLRAFVPDARLHEISRDESLGYDTNALQVNHTVISPTTMSEATEAALADIGLQVERLDLGELFVKGGGAPVCLTNRLWGLRDDEVPDTVLWSANPYIEAHEVG, encoded by the coding sequence ATGCCCACCACCGAAACGCCAGCCTTCCTCATGAGCCCGCCACGCCTCGACTGGGGCCTGCGCGGCAAAGCAAACTTCCGCTCGCGCCAGGCCTCGAGCACCGACGCCCGGCGAGCCCGCGCCGAATGGGCCTCGCTGGCCGACGCCATCGTCGCCGCCGGCGGCGAGGTCGTCGTTTGCCCGCCAACCCCCGCCGAAAACCTCACGGGCATGATCTACACCGCCGAGGCCGGAGAATTCTACCGCACATCGGCCGACGAGCCAGCTTTTGTGCTCCCCAACATGGCCGCCGCACACCGCCGCGCCGAGGCCCCCTGGATCGCGCGCTTCGTCGAGCGCCTGGGCTTTCGGACCACCCACGTCGACGCGACCTGGGAAGCCCAGGGCGACTGCATCCGCGCGGCCTCCGGCGACCGGATCGTGCACACCTACGGCGTCGGCCCCGACGCACGCACCGAAAGGAGCGCCTACGCCGAAGTCGCCGACTTGCTCGGCCCCCACCACGTCCAGATTCGCTTCGACGCCGACCCCTGGTTTCACGGCAACACCTTCTTGAACGTCTACCGCGCCCCCGACTCCGACGACCACCTCATGGTCGTCTGCCCCGACGCCTTGCCCGACGAAGAGTACGCCAAGCTGCGCGCCTTCGTCCCCGACGCCCGCCTCCACGAGATCTCCCGCGACGAAAGCCTCGGCTACGACACGAACGCCCTGCAGGTGAACCACACGGTGATTTCGCCCACCACGATGTCCGAAGCAACCGAAGCCGCGCTCGCCGACATCGGCCTGCAGGTCGAGCGCCTCGACCTGGGCGAATTGTTCGTCAAAGGAGGCGGCGCCCCGGTCTGCCTGACCAACCGGCTGTGGGGCCTGCGCGACGACGAGGTGCCAGACACCGTGTTGTGGTCGGCGAACCCATACATCGAGGCCCACGAAGTGGGTTGA
- a CDS encoding TadE/TadG family type IV pilus assembly protein, which yields MRTFRNTDKAALRRRVAQGLRGFHRDDGGAIILLALAAVMILMMLAWVLWDAGKMGRHKLTVQAAADTAAYSQAAIKARAMNNLAYANIAKRSTVGIHSQYKALWESYKRWFALQVALCAAGDDSACQRVSDNQPILEAERENDFATFRDELGEQYYLQDLIAIDNYQRYTHALTPWWGWSEAVLRAARNGAGMAASFPAPQGTPKNAPILDSVTDQVMTQVGSTPLVKYTGHRDLLPVKISDYQYMLGTGMSQGLSFMGAEYEANNQLHKQNSEAGAASQAVIQGARNHFSSAVTGYSQSVFGEYGKPWKLFRTTNPAHWTSWTSNLVVTYRRKEELFDEMRQKYGPVPKDYHLDNEEMFRLSGYWGMARAEISFQDSSREPTLWHPRWTARMRPVALPGEFQQAGLQMSSIYHDMIPYLALSGIINTGDSGIVNDSIDDLVFMERANRALGQSTVEGIAK from the coding sequence ATGCGAACCTTCCGCAACACTGACAAGGCGGCCCTGCGCCGTCGGGTGGCGCAGGGGCTTCGCGGGTTTCACCGCGACGACGGCGGCGCGATCATCCTGCTGGCGTTGGCCGCGGTGATGATCTTGATGATGCTCGCCTGGGTGCTGTGGGACGCCGGCAAGATGGGCCGGCACAAGTTGACCGTGCAGGCCGCCGCCGACACCGCCGCCTACAGCCAGGCCGCCATCAAGGCGCGGGCGATGAACAACCTGGCCTACGCCAATATCGCCAAGCGCTCGACGGTGGGCATCCACAGCCAGTACAAGGCGCTGTGGGAGTCGTACAAGCGCTGGTTCGCCCTCCAGGTCGCGCTGTGCGCGGCCGGCGACGACTCGGCCTGCCAGCGCGTCAGCGACAACCAGCCGATCTTGGAGGCCGAGCGCGAAAACGACTTCGCCACCTTCCGCGACGAGCTCGGCGAGCAGTATTACCTGCAGGACCTGATCGCCATCGACAACTACCAGCGCTACACCCACGCGCTGACGCCCTGGTGGGGCTGGAGCGAGGCTGTCCTGCGCGCCGCACGCAACGGCGCGGGCATGGCGGCGAGCTTTCCGGCCCCGCAAGGCACGCCCAAAAACGCGCCCATCCTCGACTCGGTCACCGACCAGGTCATGACCCAAGTGGGCTCGACGCCGCTGGTCAAGTACACCGGCCACCGCGACCTGCTGCCGGTCAAGATCAGCGACTACCAGTACATGCTCGGCACCGGCATGAGCCAGGGCCTGAGCTTCATGGGCGCGGAGTACGAGGCCAACAATCAGCTGCACAAGCAGAATTCGGAGGCCGGCGCGGCCAGCCAGGCGGTCATCCAGGGCGCGCGCAATCACTTCTCGAGCGCGGTGACCGGCTACAGCCAGTCGGTCTTCGGCGAGTACGGCAAGCCCTGGAAGCTCTTCCGCACGACCAACCCCGCCCACTGGACCTCGTGGACGTCGAACCTGGTGGTGACCTACCGGCGCAAAGAGGAGCTCTTCGACGAGATGCGCCAAAAATACGGCCCGGTGCCCAAGGATTACCACCTCGACAACGAGGAGATGTTCCGCCTATCGGGCTACTGGGGCATGGCGCGCGCCGAGATCTCGTTTCAGGACAGCTCGCGCGAGCCGACGCTGTGGCACCCGCGCTGGACCGCGCGCATGCGTCCGGTAGCGCTGCCCGGCGAGTTCCAGCAGGCCGGCCTGCAGATGTCGTCCATCTACCACGACATGATCCCGTACCTGGCGCTCAGCGGCATCATCAACACCGGCGACAGCGGCATCGTCAACGACTCCATCGACGACCTGGTGTTCATGGAGCGCGCCAACCGCGCGCTGGGCCAATCGACCGTGGAGGGGATCGCCAAATGA
- a CDS encoding response regulator transcription factor gives MAKKQILIADDDPHIREVVRFALEQAGYATVEAENGLAALEKVDGHDPDLVVLDVMMPEMDGTDVCRKLRADTEIPIVFLSSRDDEIDRVLGLELGGDDYITKPFSPRELVARVKAVLRRTSDAPAPKADGDDDNVMEYGMLRLDMDRFKAFWGDSEVELTKTEFGMVRTLMGYPGKVYSRNELMDGAYDHGTIVSDRTIDSHVRRVRRKFEEVGDNPIETVHGMGYKLGSCK, from the coding sequence ATGGCAAAGAAACAGATTTTGATCGCCGATGACGACCCGCATATCCGCGAGGTGGTGCGCTTTGCGCTCGAGCAGGCGGGCTACGCGACCGTCGAGGCGGAGAACGGCCTGGCCGCCCTCGAGAAGGTCGACGGCCACGACCCCGACCTGGTCGTCTTGGACGTGATGATGCCCGAGATGGACGGCACGGACGTGTGCCGAAAGCTTCGCGCCGACACCGAGATCCCGATCGTCTTCTTGTCGTCCCGCGACGACGAGATCGACCGGGTGCTGGGCCTGGAGCTCGGCGGCGACGACTATATCACCAAGCCGTTCAGCCCCCGCGAGCTCGTCGCGCGGGTCAAGGCGGTGCTTCGCCGCACGAGCGACGCCCCGGCGCCCAAGGCCGACGGCGACGACGACAACGTCATGGAGTACGGCATGCTTCGCCTCGACATGGACCGCTTCAAGGCGTTTTGGGGCGACAGCGAGGTCGAGCTGACCAAGACCGAGTTCGGCATGGTGCGCACCCTGATGGGCTACCCGGGCAAGGTCTACTCGCGAAACGAGTTGATGGACGGCGCCTACGACCACGGCACCATCGTCAGCGACCGCACCATCGACAGCCACGTGCGCCGGGTGCGCCGCAAGTTCGAAGAAGTCGGCGACAACCCCATCGAGACGGTGCACGGGATGGGGTACAAGTTGGGAAGTTGTAAGTGA
- a CDS encoding sensor histidine kinase, with amino-acid sequence MNPKPRLRTIFLIVNLIVLLIPLGGIGVLRIYETELIRRTESELISQGALIQAMYRDRLLYALDYECDRPAEAGPYGVPVEVKYPVNIDDKFMPIPAELDAASDRIYPAVPPAVEPKLAAEPCAAQVGEALVPTLTEAQRITLSGMHVVDYRGTVVATTQSPLGRSIANREEVRRALDGEFVQLLRRRTSAPTTWSLEGIQRRTSVRVFVAMPIVHEGRVLGAVVLVRTPISLLKAIYNNRVIFGTFVGAILLAAVVISLLTAIFIGRPIKRLMEQTRRIAREEEDATEPIDHPGTHEIDELSRAFADMAAALNERADYIRTFARNVSHEFKTPISSIQGTVELLEDHLDTMSEEQRQKFLGMLAADAERMERLVTRLLDLARADVLQPGADSVALGPTLAEVASRFDDLAVTVDNPAGVERVAIAAETFDSVVSNLLENSRQHGAQTIHIAVDAADNFVDLIVQDDGPGISEGNADKIFDAFFTTKRSEGGTGLGLSIVRSLLRAHGGDIELLPSEQGARFLLRLPRGRGR; translated from the coding sequence GTGAACCCGAAACCTCGCCTTCGCACGATCTTCCTCATCGTCAACCTCATCGTGTTGCTCATCCCGCTGGGCGGCATCGGGGTGCTGCGTATCTACGAGACCGAGCTGATTCGGCGCACCGAGTCGGAGCTGATCAGCCAGGGCGCGCTCATCCAGGCGATGTACCGCGACCGGCTGTTGTACGCCCTCGACTACGAGTGCGACCGGCCGGCCGAGGCGGGGCCCTACGGGGTGCCCGTCGAGGTCAAATACCCGGTCAATATCGACGACAAGTTCATGCCGATCCCGGCCGAGCTCGACGCGGCCAGCGACCGGATCTATCCGGCGGTGCCCCCGGCGGTCGAGCCGAAGCTGGCCGCCGAGCCGTGCGCCGCGCAGGTCGGCGAGGCGCTCGTGCCCACGCTCACCGAGGCGCAGCGCATCACCTTGTCGGGCATGCACGTGGTCGACTATCGGGGCACGGTCGTGGCCACGACCCAGAGCCCGCTGGGCCGGTCGATCGCCAACCGCGAAGAGGTCCGGCGCGCGCTCGACGGCGAGTTCGTCCAGCTGCTCCGGCGGCGCACCTCGGCGCCGACGACCTGGTCGCTCGAGGGCATCCAGCGGCGCACCAGCGTGCGGGTGTTCGTGGCGATGCCGATCGTGCACGAGGGGCGGGTGCTCGGGGCGGTGGTGCTGGTGCGCACGCCCATCAGCCTGCTCAAGGCGATCTACAACAACCGGGTGATCTTCGGCACCTTCGTCGGCGCGATCTTGTTGGCGGCGGTGGTCATCTCGCTGTTGACCGCGATCTTTATCGGCCGGCCCATCAAGCGCCTCATGGAGCAGACCCGGCGCATCGCGCGCGAAGAGGAGGACGCCACCGAGCCCATCGACCACCCGGGCACCCACGAGATCGACGAGCTGTCGCGCGCCTTTGCCGACATGGCCGCCGCGCTGAACGAGCGCGCCGACTATATCCGCACGTTCGCCCGCAACGTCTCCCACGAGTTCAAGACCCCCATCAGCTCCATCCAGGGCACCGTCGAGCTCCTCGAAGACCACCTCGACACGATGAGCGAGGAGCAACGCCAGAAGTTCTTGGGCATGCTCGCCGCCGACGCCGAGCGCATGGAGCGCCTGGTCACCCGCCTGCTCGACCTGGCCCGCGCCGACGTCTTGCAGCCGGGCGCCGACTCGGTCGCGCTGGGCCCGACCCTGGCCGAGGTCGCCAGCCGCTTCGACGACCTGGCGGTCACCGTCGACAACCCCGCGGGCGTCGAGCGCGTGGCCATCGCCGCCGAGACCTTCGACTCGGTCGTGTCGAACCTGCTCGAGAACTCCCGCCAGCACGGCGCCCAGACGATCCACATCGCTGTCGACGCCGCCGACAACTTCGTCGACCTCATCGTCCAAGACGACGGCCCGGGCATCTCGGAGGGCAACGCCGACAAAATCTTCGACGCCTTCTTCACCACCAAGCGCTCCGAGGGCGGCACCGGCCTGGGCCTGTCGATCGTGCGCTCCTTGCTGCGCGCCCACGGCGGCGACATCGAGTTGCTGCCGAGCGAGCAGGGCGCGCGGTTTTTGCTGCGGTTGCCGCGGGGACGGGGGCGCTGA